The nucleotide window CCGGATCCGGGGGAGGACTATGACGACACCCAACACCAATATCGATCAAGAAACTGTCTTCGTTGTCGATGACGACGAAGCTGTCCGCGACTCGCTTCGCTGGCTTCTCGAGGCCAATGGCTATCACGTGCGTACTTTTTCGAACGCCGAAGATTTCCTTTTGCACTACAACGAACATCAGATCGGCTGCCTGATTCTGGATGTCCGCATGCCCGGCATGACCGGCCCCGAACTTCAGGACCAACTGCTTGGCAAGAAAGTCAATATTCCGATCATTTTCGTGACCGGGCACGGCGACGTGCCGATGGCCGTCGAGACGATGAAAAAAGGCGCGATGGATTTCATCGAA belongs to Pandoraea pnomenusa and includes:
- a CDS encoding response regulator transcription factor, translating into MTTPNTNIDQETVFVVDDDEAVRDSLRWLLEANGYHVRTFSNAEDFLLHYNEHQIGCLILDVRMPGMTGPELQDQLLGKKVNIPIIFVTGHGDVPMAVETMKKGAMDFIEKPFDEADLRAQVEKMLSKARAEASSQREQQAAEELLSKLTSREHQVLERIIAGRLNKQIADDLGISIKTVEAHRANIMEKLNVNTVADLLRLALSKRSSSAPRP